One Xiphophorus hellerii strain 12219 chromosome 1, Xiphophorus_hellerii-4.1, whole genome shotgun sequence DNA segment encodes these proteins:
- the LOC116718051 gene encoding tripartite motif-containing protein 16-like — translation MELNLLDPESLSCSICLDLLNDPVTTTCGHSFCMICIKTHWDAEDQKRIHSCPQCRKTFIPRPVLNKNTILAALVEQLKKTGLQAGLADHRNAGPEDVACDFCTGRKLKAIKSCLVCLASYCEKHLQPHYDSAPLKKHKLVEPSKNLQENICSRHNKVIDIFCRTDQKCICYLCSVEEHKGHDTVSTAAERTERQRELEERRGNIQQMIQNQEKNVKLLQQKVEAINHSADKSVEDSEKIFTELIRLLQKRSSEVKQQIRSQQETEVSRFKDVQEKLEQEITELKRKDAELEQLSHTEDHNHFLLNYPSLPALSESTHSSSINIRPLRHFEDVTAAVSELREKLQDVLRDSWTNISLMVTEVDVLLSEPEPKSRAGFLRYSCEITLDPNTTNTHLVLSEGNRKVTRINKPQAYSSHPDRFTDYYQVLSRESLTGRCYWEVEWSGSNVFVAVAYKNISKAGSWNECIFGYNDKSWALDCSNSIFVHNNIWTCVSGPVSSRVGVYLDHRAGILSFYSVSETMTLLHRVQTRFTQPLLAGVWIYNTGGSAEFFKPK, via the coding sequence ATGGAGCTGAATCTGCTGGACCCAGAAAGCCTCTCCTGTTCCATCTGTTTGGATCTACTGAATGATCCGGTGACTACTACCTGTGGACACAGCTTCTGTATGATCTGCATTAAAACCCACTGGGATGCAGAGGATCAGAAACGAATCCACAGCTGTCCTCAATGCAGGAAAACATTCATACCGAGGCCTGTGCTAAACAAGAACACCATACTAGCAGCTttagtggagcagctgaagaagactggactccaagctgGCCTTGCTGATCACCGCaatgctggacctgaagatgtggcctgtgatttctgcactggaagaaaactgaaagccatcAAGTCCTGTTTGGTCTGTCTGGCCTCTTATTGTgagaaacaccttcagcctCATTACGATTCAGCTCCTTTgaagaaacacaagctggtggagccatccaagaacctccaggagaacatctgctctcGTCATAATAAGGTGATTGATATCTTTTGTCGCACTGATCAGAAGTGTATCTGTTATCTCTGCTCTGTGGAAGAACATAAAGGCCATGACACAGTCTCaactgcagcagaaaggactgagaggcagagagagctggaggagagacgaggaaacatccagcagatgatccagaaccaggagaaaaatgtgaagctgcttcaacagaaggtggaggccatcaatcacTCTGCTGATAAatcagtggaggacagtgagaagatcttcactgagctgattcgtctcctccagaaaagaagctctgaggtgaagcagcagatcagatcccagcaggaaactgaagtgagtcgattcaaagatgttcaggagaagctggagcaggagatcactgagctgaagaggaaagacgctgagctggagcagctctcacacacagaggatcacaaccactttctcctcaactacccctcactgccagcactcagtgagtctacacactcatccagcatcaacatccgtcctctgagacactttgaggacgtgacagcagctgtgtcagagctcagagagaaactacaggacgtcctgagagactcatggacaaacatctcactgatggtcactgaggtggatgttctactgtcagaaccagaaccaaagagcagagctggattcttaagatattcatgtgaaatcactctggatccaaacacaacaaacacacatctgGTGCTATCAGAGGGGAACAGGAAAGTGACACGGATTAACAAACCTCAGGCTTATTCTAgtcatccagacagattcacTGATTATTATCAGGTTCTGAgtagagagagtctgactggacgttgttactgggaggtggagtggagcgggtcaaatgtttttgtagcaGTCGCTTACAAGAATATCAGCAAAGCAGGAAGTTGGAATGAATGTATATTTGGATATAATGACAAATCTTGGGCATTAGATTGTTCCAATTCTATATTTGTTCACAACAACATCTGGACCTGcgtctcaggtccagtttcctccagagtcggagtgtacctggatcacagagcaggtattctgtccttctacagcgtctctgaaaccatgactctcctccacagagtccagaccagattcactcaGCCGCTGCTGGCTGGAGTTTGGATTTATAACACTGGAGGGTCTGCAGAGTTTTTTAAAcccaaatag
- the LOC116718042 gene encoding LOW QUALITY PROTEIN: tripartite motif-containing protein 16-like (The sequence of the model RefSeq protein was modified relative to this genomic sequence to represent the inferred CDS: deleted 2 bases in 2 codons) — protein sequence MEQQAVQLDPETFSCSICLDLLKDPVTTTCGHSYCMICIKNFWDGGEKKKSYHCPHCRKTFTQRPDLQKNTILAALVEQLKKTGLQAALADHRYAGPEDVACDVCTGRKLKAIKSCLVCLASYCEKHLQPHYDSVTFKKHKLVEPSKNLQENICSRHDEVMKMFCRTDQKCICYLCSMDEHKGHDTVSAAAERTERQRELEERRGNIQQMIQNQEKNVKLLQQKVEAINHSADKSVEDSEKIFTELIRLLQKRSSEVKQQIRSQQETEVSRFKDVQEKLEQEITELKRKDAELEQLSHTEDHNQFLLNYPSLPALSESTHSSSINIRPLRHFEDVTAAVSELRDKLQDVLRDSRTNISLMVTEVDVLLAELRIEPEPKSRAGFLRYSCEITLDPNTANTKLVLSEGNRKVTRINKPQSYSSQPDRFTGYSQVLSRESLTGLCYWEVERSGSNVFVAVAYKNISRAGSGNECIFGYNDKSWSLNCSNSTFAHNNIWTSVSGPVSSRVGVYLDHRAGILSFYSVSKTMTLLHRVQTRFTQPLLAGVWVCNIGGSAEFCKPK from the exons ATGGAGCAGCAGGCAGTTCAGCTGGACCCAGAAACTTTCTCCTGTTCCATCTGtctggatctactgaaggatccgGTGACTACTAcctgtggacacagctactgtatgaTCTGTATTAAAAACTTCTGGGATGGAggtgagaagaagaaaagctacCATTGTCCTCACTGCAGGAAAACCTTCACACAGAGGCCtgacctgcagaaaaacaccatactagcagctttagtggagcagctgaagaagactggactccaagctgctCTTGCTGATCACCgctatgctggacctgaagatgtggcctgtgatgtctgcactggaagaaaactgaaagccatcAAGTCCTGTTTGGTCTGTCTGGCCTCTTACTGTgagaaacaccttcagcctcattatgattcagttacatttaagaaacacaagctggtggagccgtccaagaacctccaggagaacatctgctctcgtcatgatgaggtgatgaagatgttctgccgcactgatcagaagtgtatctgttatctctgctctatggatgaacataaaggccatgacacagtttcagctgcagcagaaaggactgagaggcagagagagctggaggagagacgaggaaacatccagcagatgatccagaaccaggagaaaaatgtgaagctgcttcaacagaaggtggaggccatcaatcacTCTGCTGATAAatcagtggaggacagtgagaagatcttcactgaactgatccgtctcctccagaaaagaagctctgaggtgaagcagcagatcagatcccagcaggaaactgaagtgagtcgattcaaagatgttcaggagaagctggagcaggagatcactgagctgaagaggaaagacgctgagctggagcagctctcacacacagaggatcacaaccagtttctcctcaactacccctcactgccagcactcagtgagtctacacactcatccagcatcaacatccgtcctctgagacactttgaggacgtgacagcagctgtgtcagagctcagagataaactacaggacgtcctgagagactcacggacaaacatctcactgatggtCACTGAGGTGGATGTTCTACTGGCAGAACTAAgaatagaaccagaaccaaagagcagagctggattcttaagatattcatgtgaaatcactctggatccaaacacagcaaacactAAGCTGGTACTATCAGAGgggaacaggaaggtgacacgGATTAACAAACCTCAGTCTTATTCTAGTCAG CCAGACAGATTCACTGGTTATTCTCAGGTTCTGAgtagagagagtctgactggactg tgttactgggaggtggaaCGGAGCgggtcaaatgtttttgtagcaGTCGCTTACAAGAAtatcagcagagcaggaagtggGAATGAATGTATATTTGGATATAATGACAAATCTTGGTCATTAAATTGTTCCAATTCTACATTTGCTCACAACAACATCTGGACCTCcgtctcaggtccagtttcctccagagtcggagtgtacctggatcacagagcaggtattctgtccttctacagcgtctctaaaaccatgactctcctccacagagtccagaccagattcactcaGCCGCTACTGGCTGGAGTTTGGGTTTGTAACATTGGAGGGTCTGCAGAGTTCTGTAAACCCAAATAG
- the tspan31 gene encoding tetraspanin-31 produces the protein MVCGGFTCLKNALCSLNVVYMLVGLLLIGVAVWGKGFGLVSSIHIIGGVIAVGVFLLLIAIVGLIGAIHHHQVMLFFYMVILFIVFLFQFGVSCSCLAMNRGQQVVLLNSAWGMLDNKTKINLEDQLDCCGLLNVSNNHSQFDEDVRNCHAPCKAEGSCLSCGDKMLNHATEVLKILGGVGLFFSFSEILGVWLAVRYRNQKDPRANPSAFL, from the exons ATGGTTTGTGGCGGTTTCACCTGTTTGAAAAACGCCCTCTGCTCCCTCAATGTTGTTTACATG CTGGTTGGGCTGCTGCTCATTGGAGTGGCAGTCTGGGGGAAAGGCTTCGGCTTGGTGTCCAGCATCCACATCATCGGAGGCGTCATAGCGGTGGGCGTCTTCCTGCTGCTCATCGCCATCGTTGGCCTCATCGGAGCCATTCACCACCACCAAGTCATGCTTTTCTTT TACATGGTCATCCTCTTCATCGTTTTCCTCTTCCAGTTTGGAGTTTCCTGTTCCTGCTTGGCGATGAACCGCGGACAGCAG GTGGTTCTCCTGAACTCCGCCTGGGGGATGTTGGACAATAAAACCAAGATAAACCTGGAGGACCAACTGGACTGCTGCGGCCTGCTGAACGTCTCCAACAACCACTCACAGTTTGACGAGGACGTGAGAAACTGTCACGCT CCATGCAAAGCTGAAGGATCCTGTCTGAGCTGCGGGGATAAGATGCTGAATCATGCAACAGAAGTTCTGAAGATCCTCGGGGGCGTCGgacttttcttcagcttctcagAG ATCCTCGGCGTGTGGCTCGCCGTGCGCTACCGGAACCAGAAGGATCCTCGAGCAAACCCGAGTGCTTTCCTATAG